In the genome of Mytilus edulis chromosome 14, xbMytEdul2.2, whole genome shotgun sequence, the window aaagacccattgttggccttcggctgttatctgctctatggtcgggttgttgtcgctttgacacattccccgtttcctttctcaatttttagTTCTGAGATGAGCGTTGGAATTTTTCATAGATCCTATTTCAATGACTTAAACCCaacattttcattcatttttcataattttacgaTGTTTTTGTAGTTTGCTGTCTCACTGTAACCCATATGTTTATTCATAGTCGACTGGGGTAGGTTGGTCTATTATTGATTTCTCCCTACATTATTCAAGTCTAACacatttgattttcatttaatgTTGTCCTTCTGTAGATTTATCAGTATAATTATTGTAATTCAAAAAAGTActgaaaaacatataaaaacatatatattcaacAATTTCAGTTTATTTAGTCTTAGAAACATGACATATGTTAATAGCttacaaataattatgaaaataatgtcaCATGACTAATAAAATCTCGAGATTTCCGGTAGATCAATAgaagataaagataaaaagtatcatgcattttgaaaaaaaaaagcaatgagTAAGGAATGACTTTAACAAGAGAAATAATATCAAAAACaaggtgcacactgaataatccGGGAAGACTGTTATTTCAAATAGTGCATCACATGTTTTGTTATTTCGATtcgatagaaaaaaatattactgttattctttataatttaattctaatttatattttaaaagacggggaaaatcataaaaaaaactctgGTGACgacacggtcacatgacaaaattatttttatgagctgatagacaagacactttcagccaatcaaaagacgcattacatccaaaattaaattataaaccattaaataacaaatttagTTTGCAGTCAGCATCATGTGATGCTAGACAACCTTTTTGCTGCACTAGTAAAGTTGTACTCATCTTGCATCGCAGCTTCCTGAAATGATATTTTAGCAAAGTATGCCTCACCAATTAACTGATGGGCTACGCCACAAATTATAGCTGTATTCGCTTTAAATAAATTAACATGAATACTATCGTTTTTCTTTGTTAATATAAGTTGTTGTAAGTAACGTCTACTCGATGGAATGTCCTGTAGATGGTAGTTACATAAGAAACCAAGAAAATATGCAAATGGTAAAGGATAATAACATGTGCGCTTCTTTGTAACATCTAGTTGTAATTCCTGTGGAATTATTGATGAATTAGGGCCAAATGTAAGAGTTTCAATTCTCAATGATCTTAATACTGAATACAACTTTTCTGTTTTCATCAGATTTAGAACGTGTTTTTGGATAAATGTTAACTCATATTTGGTCAATCCGGATCCAGTAAAAATTTTCTCATCTGTGTATTTCTGCAACGCATAATTTGTTAATCTTAAAGAGGCAACGTAATTTTTTCTAACATAGAGATATGAAGCTAAGATAAGCCATCCAGTCACTGCATCTGAATGCACACCTACAAACAAATGACTGAGATCGTGTTTGTACTTTGAGTATTGATGTTTGTTTTCTGCGCTATAAGATGTATAAAGATGTTTAGAAGTATCTGTAACAAACCAACATGACTTTGATAAATACAATGCAAATAGACTTTTACATGCAACAGTTCTAGAATGATGTAGACAATGATATAGTAGatgcattttctttaaatttgataaatccgtaaatagttcaaatgttgtAAAATTTACTTGAGTTAAAGGATGATTGTCTTTGTAGTATTGATAGTCTCTTAGGGTCACAGAATAAGCAAAACAATTAATTCCTCGCCCATATAAATTTGTAAGTATGGTTTCTAATTTTTCTTTGTTAGTAGCATTGAAACGTGAGTGGAAAAAGTTATTTTCAGGAATAAAATAATGTAGCAAGATTGAATATCTGACACAGTACAGTAACCTCTGTAGACATGCCATAAAACAAGGAATGGTATTATCTGGTCGCCATAAATTCGGATCTGTTTCTTCTGACATCCAAaacattaatgtttttaaaaaatatgaacataaCAATCCCTTCAAATCAGCATCTTTCTCTACTATTTCCTTTAGCAGGATTGTTAACAGTCCATAGCATAAGAATTGTGTATGGTTGAAAGAATATATAAGAAATTTTTCTGCAACAGAAAATGAAATTCGCCATTCCAGATTTTCATTTGCTGATCCTTTGCATCCGATTGGAACAAATAGCACTCCACAAGATATTATTTTTGATATGATTTTAGGTGAAGGCCATGCAGTACGTGGTCTTCTTATCCATGGCTGTGTTTGAAATAGCCATTGATCACATTTAAGGCACACTACTTTATCCAATTGATCATCACAACTTGTTAGACATGGACCATGCGTTTTCACTAATCTGGGAAGTTTGAGTACAGCAAGTTTGAGACCAGCAAGTGACATAATCAACAGTTTATACTGTTCACTTGAAAGCATGTATCCTAGAGGATGTTTTTGCCACAAAGGTAATACTTTAAAAGCCAAATCCCAAACGTTATTTACTCGATAATGATTTAGACGACATAACTGTGTAAAACATGGTTGGGTCGCATCAGTGACCATAACTAAGGGAATTGTCAGACCATCAAGAGCAACATCTTTTTCTGATTCGTACACCTTAAACAATGGATTGATAGCCATTACATCCAAATCACTGCCTTTCATATCAAGTCCTTCACCTTTACTTCCACTGGTTATTGTTTTATGACCAAATGATTGTCCCAAATCTAAAATAGTGAAAACTAACCTCCTAATTTTCACAAGTTCTTCAGATCCAATATTTTGGCATAGATAAGTGTAAAATTTCAACGATTCACACTTCGAATTATCTGTGGCCATTCTCTCCATACTCGTTATGTCAATCTACAAAATAAGTTCCCACTacattaaaataaagaaacaacagtCTCTATACCTTTCATTAAAGAATCcaatgcgactgttatacaagtgataggtttagctagccataaaacccgcttaatctaccattttctacatttctttatcaaatttgaaaaaagaggAACTGACGAAAGAGCATTGTCGTGCTTGGATTCTGGAAACATCCAAAGTTTAAGACATAACTTGTGGAATTTCCTTCAAATACTTTCTACAGAAATAATCTgaggggggcattatgtttttccaGACTGTCTCTTCATTAATGTTAGTTTACGTTTTGGTTTTTTATAGTTTACCATGAACTTGAATCGTTGTACAGTTACTTGCAATGATGTGAACTtttctatatacatatataaaaggtTTCTGTACATATTCCACTGTCCATTGAACATGATAAAGGGATTATGTGAGTGAGGAAAGTCCTTTGAACAAATAGTATCGTTTCTATCATTAAAGATGTGAAGAATATAAGTCATcagaaacctgatgttcagtggttgtcgatgtGGTTCggaagtgtttctcgttttttatttatattataccgttggttttcctgtttgaatggttttacactagttatttttggggtcctttatagcttgctgttcgatgtgagccactGCTCCGTGCTGgagaccgttctttgacctataatggttaacttcaACTAAATTGTGACTTGTTTTTGTAACACTGCtaataaaaaaaacgaaattgTGACTTGAATTTCGCATTGGCCCTCATACTGATATCTGTAAAGTTTCTTAAATTCTTACCTTAAAGTATTTCTTTTCCGATTTGTAATAGCTAATTTTCTTCTcctaaaaatattattgaactaTAGACACCTTTTCTGTGACTGTGATACATATTGTGTTGCTTTTttgactttatttatatataacatgaATGACTTTATTTGGTCTCGTATTTTCTTTCCTAGAAAGAGGATAGTGAGTGTAAGTGCTTGAAGCTACTGTTTTTTCCCCAATTGTTTAAGATAACTAGTGCAATACTATGTGGGCTGACTTTAAGTAAAATAAAGTTTCCTTAAATATAATTGCTGTAACATTTTATACCAACTGTATTAAGTGTACCGGAAACAAATAAACGTAGATTTTAAAGAGTGCACAAAATATGCTGCATAACTACAATTGTCAAGTTCCGGTTTAGTATTCATTATATATTGGATTTTATATCAAATCTTAGATAACATCACGTGCGACTTTActcgtttttttgtttttttcaaatttttcaaaacgGGTATTATTTCCATGTACCAAGCTAATACCAACCAACACATTTTCGACACGAGTCTTCTAGTTATGCATAACACATAGCTAGTTATAACCGACACAATCATTACACGGTTTTCCGTGTCATGCATATCTCGCATCTCTCGCAAGGGTGCTCGTGTTATGCATATTTCACAGCTAGTATCACTTATCCATCTCTCTCACGATAGGGCGTGTCATGTATATTGCACAGCTAGTATCACTCATCCATCTCTTGCACGATATGGCGTGTCATGTAGATTTCACAGCTTTTACCAACCATGTGTCTCTCGCATGGTTGGTCGTGTCAtgtatgggcgtttttcaatagtACTTTCTTTTCCCagccattttaaaacaaatgtgtttgatctttgcaagtaattttttgtacagtcagtacattgaattagatttaacatttttaagcaaagaatcAGTTTATtatttagagggattgataagatattgattcctgaatggtccaaaacaaccaaaatgacatgtccctagaccgcatgttcaacattcatactctaaaatatcgtaaaaaaatgtagaaataaatgttatttttacttaatataagttctttaataattcaaaagtatgttcagagccaacatattttaataaacagctttcaacataagatttttaatttcagaaggtgtaTCCCTGACAAAATGTCCATTAcaaaacgaagtcattaaaatttgctaataaacagttttataaaatcaatgtaatttttgtttgcaagagatataaacattagggtcttacaaaagaagtgatgctttttaaaacggcaattaaattgtttgtaagaaaaattgagcacaccaaatggaccagagtgataccgtctACGAAACGgatcaaatctccttcagtatctggttttaaaattatgaaaaaaatatcagtgtacagcttaatacatgctttgatgaatacaatcagtcttgttactattgcaatatagggattgtggggaaaaaataaaacatgcgaatatgtcccctacgaaacggtcacctacgaaacaagtatgggagaaaaacgtttcgtagtggacactaccactaccatgcagtcttttttaaattcttttttcaatttcattcgtgcaaaacaaataacaagggttagtttgatgtaatttttgttatgtttttattaacatagaattgggttgatgtcaactacgaaactttttgtccactacgaaacggttttgtcaactacggAACGCATCagaatgtccactacgtaacatgagttgtatcTTTATCGATGAAAAACAGctttccaattcagaaaaaattaGATTGTTCTAGTATATAAAggaaacaaactggaatgtctataggaaacatttaaaattgcaaaaatatgtgcgtttagaagcagtttccctacgaaacagtacacaagttatgaaaataatatcatttaaagagtatttaagattgcactttttgtttacaaacagatATATAATAGAGgcattcaaaataactcttgaaattaaattttagacaagttgattttccatttttttaggtctAGAAGTTACGCTTTTATTGCAAAACGCCCGTATATGTCACAGCTAGTAT includes:
- the LOC139503998 gene encoding uncharacterized protein, which gives rise to MERMATDNSKCESLKFYTYLCQNIGSEELVKIRRLVFTILDLGQSFGHKTITSGSKGEGLDMKGSDLDVMAINPLFKVYESEKDVALDGLTIPLVMVTDATQPCFTQLCRLNHYRVNNVWDLAFKVLPLWQKHPLGYMLSSEQYKLLIMSLAGLKLAVLKLPRLVKTHGPCLTSCDDQLDKVVCLKCDQWLFQTQPWIRRPRTAWPSPKIISKIISCGVLFVPIGCKGSANENLEWRISFSVAEKFLIYSFNHTQFLCYGLLTILLKEIVEKDADLKGLLCSYFLKTLMFWMSEETDPNLWRPDNTIPCFMACLQRLLYCVRYSILLHYFIPENNFFHSRFNATNKEKLETILTNLYGRGINCFAYSVTLRDYQYYKDNHPLTQVNFTTFELFTDLSNLKKMHLLYHCLHHSRTVACKSLFALYLSKSCWFVTDTSKHLYTSYSAENKHQYSKYKHDLSHLFVGVHSDAVTGWLILASYLYVRKNYVASLRLTNYALQKYTDEKIFTGSGLTKYELTFIQKHVLNLMKTEKLYSVLRSLRIETLTFGPNSSIIPQELQLDVTKKRTCYYPLPFAYFLGFLCNYHLQDIPSSRRYLQQLILTKKNDSIHVNLFKANTAIICGVAHQLIGEAYFAKISFQEAAMQDEYNFTSAAKRLSSIT